One part of the Chryseobacterium mulctrae genome encodes these proteins:
- a CDS encoding thermonuclease family protein: MIYKTFLLFLFPIIILSQNKSYKVIGVKDGDTVEILMDGKPQVVRLSHIDCPEKKQPFGNNAKQFASDLCFGKKVKLSTGWKKDRNKRLLAEIILSNGKNLNKELVKNGFAWHYKKYSKDNSYDDLEKQARNLKLGLWNDKSPTAPWEWRKSRKKSSKPSLSTVIINK, from the coding sequence ATGATTTATAAAACTTTTCTTCTCTTTCTCTTTCCAATTATTATACTTTCACAAAATAAATCTTACAAAGTAATCGGAGTAAAAGACGGCGATACTGTAGAGATATTAATGGATGGAAAACCGCAGGTAGTGAGACTTTCACATATTGATTGTCCGGAAAAAAAACAGCCTTTCGGAAACAATGCAAAACAGTTTGCATCTGATTTATGCTTTGGAAAAAAAGTTAAACTTTCTACAGGCTGGAAAAAAGATCGCAATAAAAGATTGCTTGCCGAGATTATATTATCAAACGGAAAAAATCTTAATAAAGAACTAGTAAAAAATGGTTTTGCTTGGCATTACAAAAAATATTCTAAAGACAACAGCTATGATGATTTGGAAAAGCAGGCAAGAAATCTGAAATTAGGATTATGGAATGACAAAAGCCCAACCGCACCTTGGGAATGGAGGAAATCACGAAAAAAATCTTCGAAACCTTCCTTATCTACAGTTATTATAAATAAATAA